In Mastomys coucha isolate ucsf_1 unplaced genomic scaffold, UCSF_Mcou_1 pScaffold20, whole genome shotgun sequence, one DNA window encodes the following:
- the Atn1 gene encoding atrophin-1 isoform X1, whose product MKTRQNKDSMSMRSGRKKEAPGPREELRSRGRASPGGVSTSSSDGKAEKSRQTAKKARVEETSTPKANKQGRSEEISESESEETSAPKKTKTEELPRPQSPSDLDSLDGRSINDDGSSDPRDIDQDNRSTSPSIYSPGSVENDSDSSSGLSQGPARPYHPPPLFPPSPPPPDSTPRQPESGFEPHPSVPPTGYHAPMEPPTSRLFQGPPPGAPPPHPQLYPGNAGGGVLSGPPMGPKGGAAASSVGAPSGGKQHPPPTTPIPISSSGASGAPPAKPPSAPVGGGNLPSAPPPASFPHVTPNLPPPPALRPLNNASASPPGMGTQPPGHLPSPHAMGQGMSGLPPGPEKGPTLAPSPHPLPPASSSAPGPPMRYPYSSSSSSAAASSSSSSSSASQYPASQALPSYPHSFPPPTSMCVSNQPPKYTQPSLPSQAVWSQGPPPPPPYGRLLANTTTTHPGPFPPTGGQSTAHPPAPTHHHHQQQQQQQQQHHGNSGPPPPGAYPHPLESSNSHHAHPYNMSPSLGSLRPYPPGPAHLPPTHGQVSYSQAGPNGPPVSSSNSSGSSSQASYSCPHPSSSQGPQGASYPFPPVPPVTTSSATLSTVIATVASSPAGYKTASPPGPPQYSKRAPSPGSYKTATPPGYKPGSPPSFRTGTPPGYRGTSPPAGPGTFKPGSPTVGPGPLPPTGPSSLSSLPPPPPAAPTTGPPLTATQIKQEPAEEYETPESPVPPARSPSPPPKVVDVPSHASQSARFNKHLDRGFNSCARSDLYFVPLEGSKLAKKRADLVEKVRREAEQRAREEKEREREREREKEREREKERELERSVKLAQEGRAPVECPSLGPVPHRPPFEPGSAVATVPPYLGPDTPALRTLSEYARPHVMSPGNRNHPFYVPLGAVDPGLLGYNVPALYSSDPAAREREREARERDLRDRLKPGFEVKPSELEPLHGVPGPGLDPFPRHGGLALQPGPPGLHPFPFHPSLGPLERERLALAAGPALRPDMSYAERLAAERQHAERVAALGNDPLARLQMLNVTPHHHQHSHIHSHLHLHQQDAIHAASASVHPLIDPLASGSHLTRIPYPAGTLPNPLLPHPLHENEVLRHQLFAAPYRDLPASLSAPMSAAHQLQAMHAQSAELQRLALEQQQWLHAHHPLHSVPLPAQEDYYSHLKKESDKPL is encoded by the exons ATGAAGACACGACAGAATAAAGACTCG ATGTCAATGAGGAGTGGACGGAAGAAAGAGGCCCCCGGGCCCCGGGAAGAGCTGAGATCAAGGGGCCGGGCCTCCCCTGGAGGGGTCAGCACATCCAGCAGTGATGGCAAAGCTGAGAAGTCCAGGCAGACAGCCAAG AAGGCCCGAGTAGAGGAGACCTCCACCCCAAAGGCCAacaagcagggccggagtgagGAGATCTCAGAGAGTGAGAGCGAGGAGACCAGTGCGCCTAAAAAGACCAAAACCGAG GAGCTCCCTCGCCCACAGTCTCCCTCGGATCTGGACAGCTTGGATGGGCGCAGCATTAACGATGACGGCAGCAGCGACCCTAGAGATATAGACCAGGACAACCGAAGCACATCCCCCAGCATCTACAGCCCCGGCAGTGTGGAAAATGACTCGGATTCATCCTCTGGCCTGTCCCAGGGCCCGGCCCGCCCCTACCACCCACCTccactctttcctccttcccctcctccaccaGACAGCACTCCCCGACAGCCAGAGTCTGGCTTTGAACCTCATCCTTCTGTGCCGCCTACTGGATATCATGCTCCAATGGAGCCCCCCACATCGAGATTGTTCCAGGGCCCACCTCCTGGAGCTCCTCCCCCACACCCACAGCTCTACCCTGGGAATGCTGGTGGAGGTGTTTTATCTGGACCCCCCATGGGTCCGAAAGGGGGAGCAGCTGCCTCCTCAGTGGGTGCCCCTAGCGGAGGCAAGCAGCACCCCCCACCCACTACCCCAATTCCAATATCAAGCTCAGGGGCCAGTGGGgctcctccagcaaagccacccAGTGCTCCAGTGGGTGGTGGGAACTTACCTTCTGCCCCCCCACCAGCTTCTTTCCCCCATGTGACACCAAACCTGCCTCCTCCACCTGCCCTGAGACCCCTCAACAATGCCTCAGCCTCTCCTCCTGGCATGGGGACTCAGCCCCCTGGGCATCTGCCCTCTCCCCACGCCATGGGGCAGGGCATGAGTGGACTTCCCCCTGGCCCGGAGAAGGGTCCAACCCTggccccatctccccaccctttgcccccagcttcttcctctgcccctgGGCCCCCCATGCGATATCCATATTCATCCTCCAGCAGCTCTGCAGCAGCTTCTTCtagttcctcctcttcctcagcctcccagtaCCCAGCTTCCCAGGCCCTGCCCAGTTACCCTCATTCCTTCCCCCCTCCAACAAGTATGTGTGTCTCTAATCAGCCACCCAAGTATACCCAGCCTTCTCTTCCATCCCAGGCTGTGTGGAGCCAGGGtccacctcctccccctccctatgGCCGCCTCTTggccaacaccaccaccacccacccaggCCCTTTCCCTCCTACTGGGGGTCAATCCACAGCCCACCCACCAGCCCCTACACATCACCatcaccagcaacaacaacaacagcagcagcagcatcatgGAAACTCTGGGCCCCCTCCACCCGGAGCGTATCCTCACCCCCTAGAGAGTAGTAACTCCCATCATGCACACCCTTACAACATGTCACCCTCCCTGGGGTCTTTGAGGCCCTACCCACCAGGGCCAGCACACCTGCCTCCAACTCATGGCCAGGTGTCCTATAGCCAAGCAGGTCCCAATGGTCCCCCGGTTTCTTCTTCCAACTCTTCTGGATCTTCCTCTCAAGCCTCATATTCATGCCCTCACCCCTCTTCATCCCAGGGCCCCCAAGGGGCATCCTACCCCTTCCCCCCAGTACCCCCAGTCACCACCTCCTCGGCTACTCTTTCCACTGTCATCGCCACCGTGGCTTCCTCGCCAGCTGGCTACAAGACAGCCTCACCACCTGGACCCCCTCAGTACAGCAAGAGAGCCCCATCCCCAGGGTCCTACAAGACAGCCACTCCGCCTGGATACAAGCCGGGGTCACCACCCTCCTTCAGAACAGGGACCCCACCTGGCTATCGGGGCACCTCTCCGCCTGCAGGCCCAGGGACCTTCAAGCCAGGTTCACCCACCGTGGGGCCGGGGCCCCTGCCACCCACGGGGCCTTCAAGTTTGtcatctctgcctcctccacCGCCCGCGGCCCCGACTACAGGGCCGCCCCTGACTGCCACGCAGATCAAACAGGAGCCAGCTGAAGAGTATGAGACCCCCGAGAGTCCGGTGCCTCCGGCCCGCAGCCCCTCGCCTCCTCCCAAGGTGGTGGACGTCCCTAGCCatgccagccagtcagccag GTTCAATAAGCACCTGGACCGTGGCTTCAACTCGTGCGCGCGCAGCGACCTGTACTTCGTGCCGCTGGAGGGCTCCAAGCTGGCCAAGAAGCGCGCGGACCTGGTGGAGAAGGTGCGGCGCGAGGCCGAGCAGCGCGCGCGCGAGGAGAAGGAGCGCGAGCGCGAGCGGGAACGCGAGAAGGAGCGCGAGCGCGAGAAAGAGCGTGAGCTGGAGCGCAGCGTG AAGTTGGCCCAGGAGGGCCGTGCTCCGGTGGAGTGCCCGTCTCTGGGTCCAGTGCCCCATCGGCCTCCCTTTGAGCCTGGCAGCGCTGTGGCTACCGTGCCCCCTTACCTGGGTCCTGATACTCCAGCCCTGCGCACTCTCAGTGAATACGCCCGACCTCATGTCATGTCTCCTGGCAATCGCAACCACCCATTCTATGTGCCCTTGGGCGCAGTGGACCCGGGGCTTCTGGGTTACAATGTCCCAGCCCTGTACAGCAGCGACCCAGCTGCCCGAGAACGGGAGCGGGAAGCCCGTGAACGTGACCTCCGTGACCGGCTCAAGCCTGGCTTTGAGGTGAAACCTAGTGAGCTGGAACCCCTACATGGGGTCCCCGGGCCAGGCCTGGATCCCTTCCCCCGACACGGGGGCCTGGCTCTACAGCCCGGACCACCTGGCCTGCATCCTTTCCCTTTTCATCCGAGCCTGGGGCCCCTGGAACGAGAACGGCTAGCCCTGGCAGCTGGGCCAGCCCTGCGTCCTGACATGTCTTATGCTGAACGGTTAGCAGCTGAAAGGCAGCATGCAGAAAGGGTGGCAGCCCTGGGCAATGATCCACTAGCCCGGCTGCAGATGCTCAACGTGACCCCCCATCACCACCAGCACTCCCACATCCACTCTCACCTTCACCTGCACCAGCAGGATGCCATCCACGCAG CCTCCGCCTCGGTGCACCCTCTCATTGACCCCCTGGCCTCAGGGTCTCACCTTACCCGGATCCCCTACCCAGCTGGGACCCTCCCCAATCcccttcttcctcaccctctgcACGAGAACGAAGTTCTTCGTCACCAGCTCTTTG CTGCTCCTTACCGGGACCTGCCGGCCTCCCTTTCTGCTCCAATGTCAGCAGCTCATCAGCTGCAGGCCATGCACGCACAGTCGGCTGAGCTGCAGCGCTTGGCGCTGGAACAGCAACAGTGGCTACATGCGCATCACCCATTGCACAGCGTGCCACTGCCTGCCCAGGAAGACTATTACAG TCACCTGAAGAAGGAGAGTGACAAGCCGCTGTAG
- the Atn1 gene encoding atrophin-1 isoform X3, with protein sequence MKTRQNKDSMSMRSGRKKEAPGPREELRSRGRASPGGVSTSSSDGKAEKSRQTAKKARVEETSTPKANKQGRSEEISESESEETSAPKKTKTESPSDLDSLDGRSINDDGSSDPRDIDQDNRSTSPSIYSPGSVENDSDSSSGLSQGPARPYHPPPLFPPSPPPPDSTPRQPESGFEPHPSVPPTGYHAPMEPPTSRLFQGPPPGAPPPHPQLYPGNAGGGVLSGPPMGPKGGAAASSVGAPSGGKQHPPPTTPIPISSSGASGAPPAKPPSAPVGGGNLPSAPPPASFPHVTPNLPPPPALRPLNNASASPPGMGTQPPGHLPSPHAMGQGMSGLPPGPEKGPTLAPSPHPLPPASSSAPGPPMRYPYSSSSSSAAASSSSSSSSASQYPASQALPSYPHSFPPPTSMCVSNQPPKYTQPSLPSQAVWSQGPPPPPPYGRLLANTTTTHPGPFPPTGGQSTAHPPAPTHHHHQQQQQQQQQHHGNSGPPPPGAYPHPLESSNSHHAHPYNMSPSLGSLRPYPPGPAHLPPTHGQVSYSQAGPNGPPVSSSNSSGSSSQASYSCPHPSSSQGPQGASYPFPPVPPVTTSSATLSTVIATVASSPAGYKTASPPGPPQYSKRAPSPGSYKTATPPGYKPGSPPSFRTGTPPGYRGTSPPAGPGTFKPGSPTVGPGPLPPTGPSSLSSLPPPPPAAPTTGPPLTATQIKQEPAEEYETPESPVPPARSPSPPPKVVDVPSHASQSARFNKHLDRGFNSCARSDLYFVPLEGSKLAKKRADLVEKVRREAEQRAREEKEREREREREKEREREKERELERSVKLAQEGRAPVECPSLGPVPHRPPFEPGSAVATVPPYLGPDTPALRTLSEYARPHVMSPGNRNHPFYVPLGAVDPGLLGYNVPALYSSDPAAREREREARERDLRDRLKPGFEVKPSELEPLHGVPGPGLDPFPRHGGLALQPGPPGLHPFPFHPSLGPLERERLALAAGPALRPDMSYAERLAAERQHAERVAALGNDPLARLQMLNVTPHHHQHSHIHSHLHLHQQDAIHAASASVHPLIDPLASGSHLTRIPYPAGTLPNPLLPHPLHENEVLRHQLFAAPYRDLPASLSAPMSAAHQLQAMHAQSAELQRLALEQQQWLHAHHPLHSVPLPAQEDYYSHLKKESDKPL encoded by the exons ATGAAGACACGACAGAATAAAGACTCG ATGTCAATGAGGAGTGGACGGAAGAAAGAGGCCCCCGGGCCCCGGGAAGAGCTGAGATCAAGGGGCCGGGCCTCCCCTGGAGGGGTCAGCACATCCAGCAGTGATGGCAAAGCTGAGAAGTCCAGGCAGACAGCCAAG AAGGCCCGAGTAGAGGAGACCTCCACCCCAAAGGCCAacaagcagggccggagtgagGAGATCTCAGAGAGTGAGAGCGAGGAGACCAGTGCGCCTAAAAAGACCAAAACCGAG TCTCCCTCGGATCTGGACAGCTTGGATGGGCGCAGCATTAACGATGACGGCAGCAGCGACCCTAGAGATATAGACCAGGACAACCGAAGCACATCCCCCAGCATCTACAGCCCCGGCAGTGTGGAAAATGACTCGGATTCATCCTCTGGCCTGTCCCAGGGCCCGGCCCGCCCCTACCACCCACCTccactctttcctccttcccctcctccaccaGACAGCACTCCCCGACAGCCAGAGTCTGGCTTTGAACCTCATCCTTCTGTGCCGCCTACTGGATATCATGCTCCAATGGAGCCCCCCACATCGAGATTGTTCCAGGGCCCACCTCCTGGAGCTCCTCCCCCACACCCACAGCTCTACCCTGGGAATGCTGGTGGAGGTGTTTTATCTGGACCCCCCATGGGTCCGAAAGGGGGAGCAGCTGCCTCCTCAGTGGGTGCCCCTAGCGGAGGCAAGCAGCACCCCCCACCCACTACCCCAATTCCAATATCAAGCTCAGGGGCCAGTGGGgctcctccagcaaagccacccAGTGCTCCAGTGGGTGGTGGGAACTTACCTTCTGCCCCCCCACCAGCTTCTTTCCCCCATGTGACACCAAACCTGCCTCCTCCACCTGCCCTGAGACCCCTCAACAATGCCTCAGCCTCTCCTCCTGGCATGGGGACTCAGCCCCCTGGGCATCTGCCCTCTCCCCACGCCATGGGGCAGGGCATGAGTGGACTTCCCCCTGGCCCGGAGAAGGGTCCAACCCTggccccatctccccaccctttgcccccagcttcttcctctgcccctgGGCCCCCCATGCGATATCCATATTCATCCTCCAGCAGCTCTGCAGCAGCTTCTTCtagttcctcctcttcctcagcctcccagtaCCCAGCTTCCCAGGCCCTGCCCAGTTACCCTCATTCCTTCCCCCCTCCAACAAGTATGTGTGTCTCTAATCAGCCACCCAAGTATACCCAGCCTTCTCTTCCATCCCAGGCTGTGTGGAGCCAGGGtccacctcctccccctccctatgGCCGCCTCTTggccaacaccaccaccacccacccaggCCCTTTCCCTCCTACTGGGGGTCAATCCACAGCCCACCCACCAGCCCCTACACATCACCatcaccagcaacaacaacaacagcagcagcagcatcatgGAAACTCTGGGCCCCCTCCACCCGGAGCGTATCCTCACCCCCTAGAGAGTAGTAACTCCCATCATGCACACCCTTACAACATGTCACCCTCCCTGGGGTCTTTGAGGCCCTACCCACCAGGGCCAGCACACCTGCCTCCAACTCATGGCCAGGTGTCCTATAGCCAAGCAGGTCCCAATGGTCCCCCGGTTTCTTCTTCCAACTCTTCTGGATCTTCCTCTCAAGCCTCATATTCATGCCCTCACCCCTCTTCATCCCAGGGCCCCCAAGGGGCATCCTACCCCTTCCCCCCAGTACCCCCAGTCACCACCTCCTCGGCTACTCTTTCCACTGTCATCGCCACCGTGGCTTCCTCGCCAGCTGGCTACAAGACAGCCTCACCACCTGGACCCCCTCAGTACAGCAAGAGAGCCCCATCCCCAGGGTCCTACAAGACAGCCACTCCGCCTGGATACAAGCCGGGGTCACCACCCTCCTTCAGAACAGGGACCCCACCTGGCTATCGGGGCACCTCTCCGCCTGCAGGCCCAGGGACCTTCAAGCCAGGTTCACCCACCGTGGGGCCGGGGCCCCTGCCACCCACGGGGCCTTCAAGTTTGtcatctctgcctcctccacCGCCCGCGGCCCCGACTACAGGGCCGCCCCTGACTGCCACGCAGATCAAACAGGAGCCAGCTGAAGAGTATGAGACCCCCGAGAGTCCGGTGCCTCCGGCCCGCAGCCCCTCGCCTCCTCCCAAGGTGGTGGACGTCCCTAGCCatgccagccagtcagccag GTTCAATAAGCACCTGGACCGTGGCTTCAACTCGTGCGCGCGCAGCGACCTGTACTTCGTGCCGCTGGAGGGCTCCAAGCTGGCCAAGAAGCGCGCGGACCTGGTGGAGAAGGTGCGGCGCGAGGCCGAGCAGCGCGCGCGCGAGGAGAAGGAGCGCGAGCGCGAGCGGGAACGCGAGAAGGAGCGCGAGCGCGAGAAAGAGCGTGAGCTGGAGCGCAGCGTG AAGTTGGCCCAGGAGGGCCGTGCTCCGGTGGAGTGCCCGTCTCTGGGTCCAGTGCCCCATCGGCCTCCCTTTGAGCCTGGCAGCGCTGTGGCTACCGTGCCCCCTTACCTGGGTCCTGATACTCCAGCCCTGCGCACTCTCAGTGAATACGCCCGACCTCATGTCATGTCTCCTGGCAATCGCAACCACCCATTCTATGTGCCCTTGGGCGCAGTGGACCCGGGGCTTCTGGGTTACAATGTCCCAGCCCTGTACAGCAGCGACCCAGCTGCCCGAGAACGGGAGCGGGAAGCCCGTGAACGTGACCTCCGTGACCGGCTCAAGCCTGGCTTTGAGGTGAAACCTAGTGAGCTGGAACCCCTACATGGGGTCCCCGGGCCAGGCCTGGATCCCTTCCCCCGACACGGGGGCCTGGCTCTACAGCCCGGACCACCTGGCCTGCATCCTTTCCCTTTTCATCCGAGCCTGGGGCCCCTGGAACGAGAACGGCTAGCCCTGGCAGCTGGGCCAGCCCTGCGTCCTGACATGTCTTATGCTGAACGGTTAGCAGCTGAAAGGCAGCATGCAGAAAGGGTGGCAGCCCTGGGCAATGATCCACTAGCCCGGCTGCAGATGCTCAACGTGACCCCCCATCACCACCAGCACTCCCACATCCACTCTCACCTTCACCTGCACCAGCAGGATGCCATCCACGCAG CCTCCGCCTCGGTGCACCCTCTCATTGACCCCCTGGCCTCAGGGTCTCACCTTACCCGGATCCCCTACCCAGCTGGGACCCTCCCCAATCcccttcttcctcaccctctgcACGAGAACGAAGTTCTTCGTCACCAGCTCTTTG CTGCTCCTTACCGGGACCTGCCGGCCTCCCTTTCTGCTCCAATGTCAGCAGCTCATCAGCTGCAGGCCATGCACGCACAGTCGGCTGAGCTGCAGCGCTTGGCGCTGGAACAGCAACAGTGGCTACATGCGCATCACCCATTGCACAGCGTGCCACTGCCTGCCCAGGAAGACTATTACAG TCACCTGAAGAAGGAGAGTGACAAGCCGCTGTAG
- the Atn1 gene encoding atrophin-1 isoform X2 — protein sequence MKTRQNKDSMSMRSGRKKEAPGPREELRSRGRASPGGVSTSSSDGKAEKSRQTAKKARVEETSTPKANKQGRSEEISESESEETSAPKKTKTEQELPRPQSPSDLDSLDGRSINDDGSSDPRDIDQDNRSTSPSIYSPGSVENDSDSSSGLSQGPARPYHPPPLFPPSPPPPDSTPRQPESGFEPHPSVPPTGYHAPMEPPTSRLFQGPPPGAPPPHPQLYPGNAGGGVLSGPPMGPKGGAAASSVGAPSGGKQHPPPTTPIPISSSGASGAPPAKPPSAPVGGGNLPSAPPPASFPHVTPNLPPPPALRPLNNASASPPGMGTQPPGHLPSPHAMGQGMSGLPPGPEKGPTLAPSPHPLPPASSSAPGPPMRYPYSSSSSSAAASSSSSSSSASQYPASQALPSYPHSFPPPTSMCVSNQPPKYTQPSLPSQAVWSQGPPPPPPYGRLLANTTTTHPGPFPPTGGQSTAHPPAPTHHHHQQQQQQQQQHHGNSGPPPPGAYPHPLESSNSHHAHPYNMSPSLGSLRPYPPGPAHLPPTHGQVSYSQAGPNGPPVSSSNSSGSSSQASYSCPHPSSSQGPQGASYPFPPVPPVTTSSATLSTVIATVASSPAGYKTASPPGPPQYSKRAPSPGSYKTATPPGYKPGSPPSFRTGTPPGYRGTSPPAGPGTFKPGSPTVGPGPLPPTGPSSLSSLPPPPPAAPTTGPPLTATQIKQEPAEEYETPESPVPPARSPSPPPKVVDVPSHASQSARFNKHLDRGFNSCARSDLYFVPLEGSKLAKKRADLVEKVRREAEQRAREEKEREREREREKEREREKERELERSVKLAQEGRAPVECPSLGPVPHRPPFEPGSAVATVPPYLGPDTPALRTLSEYARPHVMSPGNRNHPFYVPLGAVDPGLLGYNVPALYSSDPAAREREREARERDLRDRLKPGFEVKPSELEPLHGVPGPGLDPFPRHGGLALQPGPPGLHPFPFHPSLGPLERERLALAAGPALRPDMSYAERLAAERQHAERVAALGNDPLARLQMLNVTPHHHQHSHIHSHLHLHQQDAIHAASASVHPLIDPLASGSHLTRIPYPAGTLPNPLLPHPLHENEVLRHQLFAAPYRDLPASLSAPMSAAHQLQAMHAQSAELQRLALEQQQWLHAHHPLHSVPLPAQEDYYSHLKKESDKPL from the exons ATGAAGACACGACAGAATAAAGACTCG ATGTCAATGAGGAGTGGACGGAAGAAAGAGGCCCCCGGGCCCCGGGAAGAGCTGAGATCAAGGGGCCGGGCCTCCCCTGGAGGGGTCAGCACATCCAGCAGTGATGGCAAAGCTGAGAAGTCCAGGCAGACAGCCAAG AAGGCCCGAGTAGAGGAGACCTCCACCCCAAAGGCCAacaagcagggccggagtgagGAGATCTCAGAGAGTGAGAGCGAGGAGACCAGTGCGCCTAAAAAGACCAAAACCGAG CAGGAGCTCCCTCGCCCACAGTCTCCCTCGGATCTGGACAGCTTGGATGGGCGCAGCATTAACGATGACGGCAGCAGCGACCCTAGAGATATAGACCAGGACAACCGAAGCACATCCCCCAGCATCTACAGCCCCGGCAGTGTGGAAAATGACTCGGATTCATCCTCTGGCCTGTCCCAGGGCCCGGCCCGCCCCTACCACCCACCTccactctttcctccttcccctcctccaccaGACAGCACTCCCCGACAGCCAGAGTCTGGCTTTGAACCTCATCCTTCTGTGCCGCCTACTGGATATCATGCTCCAATGGAGCCCCCCACATCGAGATTGTTCCAGGGCCCACCTCCTGGAGCTCCTCCCCCACACCCACAGCTCTACCCTGGGAATGCTGGTGGAGGTGTTTTATCTGGACCCCCCATGGGTCCGAAAGGGGGAGCAGCTGCCTCCTCAGTGGGTGCCCCTAGCGGAGGCAAGCAGCACCCCCCACCCACTACCCCAATTCCAATATCAAGCTCAGGGGCCAGTGGGgctcctccagcaaagccacccAGTGCTCCAGTGGGTGGTGGGAACTTACCTTCTGCCCCCCCACCAGCTTCTTTCCCCCATGTGACACCAAACCTGCCTCCTCCACCTGCCCTGAGACCCCTCAACAATGCCTCAGCCTCTCCTCCTGGCATGGGGACTCAGCCCCCTGGGCATCTGCCCTCTCCCCACGCCATGGGGCAGGGCATGAGTGGACTTCCCCCTGGCCCGGAGAAGGGTCCAACCCTggccccatctccccaccctttgcccccagcttcttcctctgcccctgGGCCCCCCATGCGATATCCATATTCATCCTCCAGCAGCTCTGCAGCAGCTTCTTCtagttcctcctcttcctcagcctcccagtaCCCAGCTTCCCAGGCCCTGCCCAGTTACCCTCATTCCTTCCCCCCTCCAACAAGTATGTGTGTCTCTAATCAGCCACCCAAGTATACCCAGCCTTCTCTTCCATCCCAGGCTGTGTGGAGCCAGGGtccacctcctccccctccctatgGCCGCCTCTTggccaacaccaccaccacccacccaggCCCTTTCCCTCCTACTGGGGGTCAATCCACAGCCCACCCACCAGCCCCTACACATCACCatcaccagcaacaacaacaacagcagcagcagcatcatgGAAACTCTGGGCCCCCTCCACCCGGAGCGTATCCTCACCCCCTAGAGAGTAGTAACTCCCATCATGCACACCCTTACAACATGTCACCCTCCCTGGGGTCTTTGAGGCCCTACCCACCAGGGCCAGCACACCTGCCTCCAACTCATGGCCAGGTGTCCTATAGCCAAGCAGGTCCCAATGGTCCCCCGGTTTCTTCTTCCAACTCTTCTGGATCTTCCTCTCAAGCCTCATATTCATGCCCTCACCCCTCTTCATCCCAGGGCCCCCAAGGGGCATCCTACCCCTTCCCCCCAGTACCCCCAGTCACCACCTCCTCGGCTACTCTTTCCACTGTCATCGCCACCGTGGCTTCCTCGCCAGCTGGCTACAAGACAGCCTCACCACCTGGACCCCCTCAGTACAGCAAGAGAGCCCCATCCCCAGGGTCCTACAAGACAGCCACTCCGCCTGGATACAAGCCGGGGTCACCACCCTCCTTCAGAACAGGGACCCCACCTGGCTATCGGGGCACCTCTCCGCCTGCAGGCCCAGGGACCTTCAAGCCAGGTTCACCCACCGTGGGGCCGGGGCCCCTGCCACCCACGGGGCCTTCAAGTTTGtcatctctgcctcctccacCGCCCGCGGCCCCGACTACAGGGCCGCCCCTGACTGCCACGCAGATCAAACAGGAGCCAGCTGAAGAGTATGAGACCCCCGAGAGTCCGGTGCCTCCGGCCCGCAGCCCCTCGCCTCCTCCCAAGGTGGTGGACGTCCCTAGCCatgccagccagtcagccag GTTCAATAAGCACCTGGACCGTGGCTTCAACTCGTGCGCGCGCAGCGACCTGTACTTCGTGCCGCTGGAGGGCTCCAAGCTGGCCAAGAAGCGCGCGGACCTGGTGGAGAAGGTGCGGCGCGAGGCCGAGCAGCGCGCGCGCGAGGAGAAGGAGCGCGAGCGCGAGCGGGAACGCGAGAAGGAGCGCGAGCGCGAGAAAGAGCGTGAGCTGGAGCGCAGCGTG AAGTTGGCCCAGGAGGGCCGTGCTCCGGTGGAGTGCCCGTCTCTGGGTCCAGTGCCCCATCGGCCTCCCTTTGAGCCTGGCAGCGCTGTGGCTACCGTGCCCCCTTACCTGGGTCCTGATACTCCAGCCCTGCGCACTCTCAGTGAATACGCCCGACCTCATGTCATGTCTCCTGGCAATCGCAACCACCCATTCTATGTGCCCTTGGGCGCAGTGGACCCGGGGCTTCTGGGTTACAATGTCCCAGCCCTGTACAGCAGCGACCCAGCTGCCCGAGAACGGGAGCGGGAAGCCCGTGAACGTGACCTCCGTGACCGGCTCAAGCCTGGCTTTGAGGTGAAACCTAGTGAGCTGGAACCCCTACATGGGGTCCCCGGGCCAGGCCTGGATCCCTTCCCCCGACACGGGGGCCTGGCTCTACAGCCCGGACCACCTGGCCTGCATCCTTTCCCTTTTCATCCGAGCCTGGGGCCCCTGGAACGAGAACGGCTAGCCCTGGCAGCTGGGCCAGCCCTGCGTCCTGACATGTCTTATGCTGAACGGTTAGCAGCTGAAAGGCAGCATGCAGAAAGGGTGGCAGCCCTGGGCAATGATCCACTAGCCCGGCTGCAGATGCTCAACGTGACCCCCCATCACCACCAGCACTCCCACATCCACTCTCACCTTCACCTGCACCAGCAGGATGCCATCCACGCAG CCTCCGCCTCGGTGCACCCTCTCATTGACCCCCTGGCCTCAGGGTCTCACCTTACCCGGATCCCCTACCCAGCTGGGACCCTCCCCAATCcccttcttcctcaccctctgcACGAGAACGAAGTTCTTCGTCACCAGCTCTTTG CTGCTCCTTACCGGGACCTGCCGGCCTCCCTTTCTGCTCCAATGTCAGCAGCTCATCAGCTGCAGGCCATGCACGCACAGTCGGCTGAGCTGCAGCGCTTGGCGCTGGAACAGCAACAGTGGCTACATGCGCATCACCCATTGCACAGCGTGCCACTGCCTGCCCAGGAAGACTATTACAG TCACCTGAAGAAGGAGAGTGACAAGCCGCTGTAG